The window ACCACGAGAAGAAAGATGATCCTCCGTGTGTGCTCGTGTgcagagagagaagacaaaGATTAGTTTGATTAGAACACACGGAGCAGCTTTTATTGCTCCCTGGAGTGTCTTCTGTGTCGGTCTGGGCATAAATCTCGGTTCAGGTTCACcatctttaaatgtgtttagaGTCAAGTCGTCGTCACAAGGGAGCCTTCTTTACATGTGTAAAGAATTACTTGTGATTTTACTCAGACAGCGGTTCTGAGGGTGGTGAATTGATTATGAATCGGATTGTTTTAATTTGGCACACATTGGAGTGGGAGAAGGAGACTGTTCCTTAATGGCTTTATGTTTTAAGCTGCATATTTGATAGGAGTTACTTAATAGGAGACACTGGTTCCATGTTGTGGTTACTGCATGCTTCAGTcaatgagggtgtgtgtgtgtgtgtgtgtgtgtgtgtgtgtgcatggggtGCTTTGAATGGGCCACCCtctcccctgccccccccccccccccccctcatgttTGTTGAAGAGATGGAGGACGCCCTGTGACTGAGGGACATCTGGAATGACTAATGAAAAGAGACACAAGCAGCCACAGAATGTGTGTTTCCGTATTGTGTTCTGCTTATCTGAAATGAAAATCTAAAACGATATTTTGTCGCATTGTGAGATTTCCTCTTGTAGATATTCCCTGATTGTACCTCACAATAAACCCAACTATGTGGCCCCAATGCCCACAAactaaaatattacatttatacTTCCTGAAATATAAAAATCTGATCCTTTCAGTAGCCCTCTTCCTGCGTTGCTTACTGCATGtttggcatccatccatctccaaaACAGGAGAGCTCACCTTCGGCCCACCGCTCTGACGCGTAATTGAGCAATTTAGTCACTAGTGTTTGCACCTGTGAGTCGTGAGCGCGGACAATTGATCGCTTCACGTCGGTGCTGTGAAGAGCAAGCCTGCCGCCGTGAGAACAACAGAGCACCGTTATGCAGATCGTGCCAAATGTCAGGGATTATGCGCAGGGGGCTGTAAAAAAGCACGATTTAGAGTTGGCAGCTGAATGGAAAGCGAAAGGTGCGCTCGTGCTGTTGGAGCTCCGTTTCCACCTCTCGAAGACTCgaatgtttgttgttgtgtttcagcATCAAGATAAAAgttgtaggggtgtgtgtgtgtgtgtgtgtgtgtgtgtgtgtgtgtatttctgggTCCATTAGATTTCAGATTACAACTTAAATCAGATGAAGGAGCATCGCAGGCTCCAGTAAGAAATGGTGTCCATTAGGTTGCCCCACATTTGATGGCCTTTTAGCAGGAGCACTTAAAATTAGAAACTGTTTTTGGTTTATAGCTTCTCAAATATTCACAGTCCAAGTTAAAAATCCGTATTATTACTCCACCAAATGGCACCAGTGGCTCGTGGACACGGATCCTTTTCACATCTTTAGATTATCAAGGCGTAATTTTGACTTGCTTTTGGAAAGCTAGCAGCACTAGGTTTGTCATCTTTGACTGCTCTTGTATggcaaacattttaatttatctCCAAAAATCTGGGATCTCCGGAAAAAGCGGAAAACTTCAGCACCGTTCGAGATGATCGCAATATAGATGTGCAACAGACGTCTGCCGTGGTGACATTGATCAACATTGATAATTGATCCACAGGCCCGCCGCTTGTAAGATCAATCTGAGCACTGATGTCTGTCCCCTGCTGGGGTGTGAAACAGTCAATCATGCATGTCAGCGCTCTGTCTATAAATTATTCTCCCGCCATTattgctgtgtttgtttccccACACGTGCGGCACCTCCTGGAGTTCATATTTCAGTGCTCATCCCCGTCGATGAGCCCAAATGTGCAGCCGTACCCAGACCAGGCACGTACCACATCGATGCAAGTACATATGTTGCGGCTAAACGCCAGTATGGCAGTCGTTCATATCGACCACACTCACACTGGAACCCATTGTGCGTCCAAATGCATGGATAGCTGTAGATTTATCCGTACTGTAGGCCGTAGTGCAGATTTGCGTATGGACGTGTATGGAGATTTACGCGTGTTTTAACCCCGGGGTTAGCCATCAGTATCGATTGCAACAGACTTAGCCTGATTTTAATCCCTGCTTGGCCCAAGACTATCGATCAGAGTGCTGAGCTTTCAAGTGGGTTTAACGACCTGCCTGCCCCTCCTCCAGTCCTCCTTTTCTGCTCGGGAAGTGAAAGCAGAGGTTCGTTATCGCATCCCAAAGCAGAAGTGACACGACATGTTCAGCCCGTGACTCCCCTTCAATGACAAACCATTACAGCAGGGTGTGAGAGTAAGCTGCTCATAAAATATCACTGCACTCACATTTCTCCCGTCCGGCGTTTGTGCTGGACGTTAGAAGGTCCGAGTCCAGATGAATCCGTGCTACAGGACAGTAAAAATACCTGCTGGTGAGTTACAACCACTCACCTAAAGAGAGGAGTGTCCCTTTATGTCTTTATGGGTTCCCTGAAGACATTTATAAGAGACAACATGGGAAGGCTTCTGGGAGCCCAGGGGCTTAAGGAGTGTTGTCAATTTATAGTTCTATGGAATTGTCTGAATGGTCCAGTATTGCTCGTGAAGAGGAACCGGAGCCTTAAAATGTtgtgcgtgtacgtgtgtgtttgcttgctaTTGCTTCAGAAATACCAATCTAAGTGCATTAGCACTTATTGAGACATTTGTCAGTGCACGCGGGTACACGCAAGCAATGTGCGTGTgcgagagagacacagagagagagagagagagagagagagagagaggggctgtGCTTGCAAGGCatttctcctccatttgtccTCCCAGAGGTAGATCAGGCGAAGGGGAAATAAATTGGAGAAAGAGAATAAATCAATGCTAAACTGAGCAGCAGCGAGACCTCCTAACCCTgaaactgtcacacacacatgctgcgcatgcacacgcacgcacacacacacacacacacacaatttggaACATGTACAGAGAAAAAATACGTAACCAATTATAAACTCACATGCGTACCTTTAATCTGTTTAGGCTGTATTGGATGACATCaccctcatcctctctttgtgaCACACTTCCTGTACATGCAGCACAGTTTGAATCTGCCTCTAAACTGTCCCTGTCCACACCTGCTCTAAAGACCCGTTTCCGTGTGAATATGTCAACTGCGTTTAGGAATTTACTGTATCGGttgaaacattaaaaagatATTTGCATCTTAAATTTTAAAGTGTGTTGGCACAGctttcttcctctctaaatGTTAGGGTGACATCTTTGTCACCTCCATCACCTTTAGGAGGCAGTTCAGATGCTCACACACGCCGACGCTGACTCAGCAGTTTGTCTGTCCCCGGCAGCGGGCCCTAAATTTCGAGCCGTTTCTTTTTCTGCGATGCTTCGCTGCTTTCAGAGCTCACGGTGTGTCCCTTTTCACTTCTGAGTTCAACTCATATTTTGCTGAGGAAATTACCGCACAAATAACTTCCCagggtgtttttgtttctgtccaGACATCACTGAGCGGTTTTTGCACACTCGGGCTGTTCTGTGCTGAGCCAAGGCCGGAGCCCAGATCCGTCAGTTGGGGGGGCAGAAGGAGAGTATGGATTGGGATTATGGTGGGCGCGTTGGGGAAAGGCTCTTGTGAGTGTGTTCCATTCAACCTAAGTCCTCTAAGACCTCCTCATCTCTTCTGAGAGCAGCAAGCTGAGATCTGATCTAATGCCGAGtgccacatgtgtgtgtttgggagagaGACACAACACTTTGATGAGAGCCTGCTGGGGATGTGAGTGCAGATGAGTAATCAGCCAATCCAacgcatatgtgtgtgtgcttgcgtgcgcacatgcgtgtgtgcatgtgctctcCTCATCCCTGAAGGGTTGTTCGAGGGTGTTCTGTGCAGGTTTTGCTCAGGGGGGAGGTGAGTTCTTGGGGTCTTTCATTCAGATGTAATTAGCCCAGACAATGGTCTGGTTAAAGCTGGAATCCTTCGAGCCCTCTCTGCCTTTGATTGTGTGGGCCAGCTGTGGAGGAATGGCCATTATCTCCCTGTGTCCGGCAGCATAAAGAAACCCCCTGCCCCAGTTACCCCTGTGTTAAGAGTTCCCACAGGGGGAGGGACATGTGTTGGTCACACTCTGGccttaaagaaaatgaaagcaatatgaatgctggtttacttgcaAGCGATCTGACTTTGTCTCATGCGTCTTAAACTAAATGAAGATGCTGACAATATTTATACAACGTGACAGAGGAAAATCATTTGCGAAGCTGGCATTTAGTTGTGCGTTTAGTTGTGTTCATTTCTTCTGTCGTCAGTAACATCTCAGTGTTCTGCCTGCCCACAGGGACTCTTCGACCCATTAGACTTGTGAAGAAATTGAATCTTTACAGCACGGGGACAATATAATTACTGTTAATTTAACACTCAGATTCTCCATCATTAACTCCCACTCTTGAATGCAAAATAACAGGCACAGAAACGTAGACAGTACGAGCGTCGGAGCACAACATGTGTTGACAGCACATCCGTCCCTTTTACTGAATTAACAGCGACCTCTTCATCTTGTAAGAACAGGACTCGCATCGTTTATGCGTTATTAAGTCCCGCAATTGGGCAGCCAGTAGTTTGCATATTAGTCTATTAAGGTAATATGTTTTGCCTGTCTCAACACACGGCTAGCCAGAGCCCCTGGCGACACATTTGGCAATTCTCAGAATTACACCGTAATCATAAATATGTGTATAATTCACGCTGGTTTAATTTACAACTCTGCATTCTAAGCTTCAGTAGATTCAAAAGATTAGCCAGTTATCGCTTTTGAGCAATTAGTTCTAATTAATAACCAGTATCAGTTGTCGACCTCGTGTGAACTGAATTAGAAATGACAACAATTGCTCTGCTCAGCAGCATATTCACCTGAACTTAAAACGTTTTTTTCCTTCAAGGTTTCTTTCTCGTTGAATTTTTagcaaaacaaatttaaatacaTAGCAATGGCGCTTGCTAAGGACCTTGCCAAGGGTTTGCTAATATTTCCAAAAGTTTGAGTTTTCATTTTGCTTgctggattttattttctcagtcAGCATGGGAGGAATTGGTGCAATTAAATCCTTTATATGTGAAATCGGTATGTTCCTCTGAAAAAGACTTACTTGCGATTAAATTGTAttagagaggagaagaaactgAGCCTCACGCCAGTGTGGGCGCATCCAACTCAAAGTTTACCCAACAAGCAGGTGGGAGGCTGCACAGAGGGGGTGCGAAGGCTGAAGCGACTATTCTTTAGTCTCCTCTTTTTGGCCCCGAGCTGCCCTCTCCGCTCACCCCCCATTATTTGTCCCGGCGGCAGAGTGCGCAGACCCCAATGGGTTCTTTGGAACGGGACGAAAAGAGGGAGCGAATTGCAGCTGTGACGTGGGCGTTGTTCCATTCACCGCGTTCGCCATAGCAACGGGGCAGAGACCCTGGAAGCACGCAGCCCCTCTCTCTGGACTGCGTCCTGGAGGCATGAAAGGCAGCTGGAAGTTTCGTGGAGCAAAATATCACAAGAAATCGACGTAAATGTGCCTCATATTAAGGTTGCAAGATGTGGTAATTGTACTCAAACAATAAAATCTCGTGGGCACAACACAGGTTAATGCGCTGTGCTTGCGCAACTTTTACGCAGCGTTTTGACGCGCGACAGATACAAACGTGACCCACTGACCCAAATGTTTCATAAAGTGATTTTCCCAATAAATAAAACGACTCTGTCGTGTAAATGAAATTGCTTCTTGATTCgtttctgtgtttctctcttCACTTTGTACCTCAGCGTGCTGCAGGACTGCTGCGCGTATTGTTGGCAGAGCGATTGGGGTTTCTGTACAATCTCCCGTGACCAATGAGCGGGGTGCTGTCAGGGGTAACCACATCTGTCAACCGTTCTTGGCCAATAAAGAGCGAAGCGAGGCGGACCACAGGTGCGCGCCTCTGCGTCCCCTTGGCACAGCGCCCGGGAGATGCTGGAGAGAGACGCCTAGCTGCCCCGTGGCGCAAAAGTGTTACTGTCAAAGGCGGTCTCCTTTTAACTACAGTTATCACTCTGGCTCCGATAGTTATGGCGACCGCAGCGTCTAATCACTACAGCGTCCTCACTACCCCCAGTagcgcgccgccgccgcactCGGAGTCCGGGAGCATGCAGCAGGCGGCAGCGTACAGGGACGCGCACACCCTGCTCCAGAACGACTATAGCACGTTACCGGGCGGCGGACATCCCCTCAGCCACGCGCACCAGTGGATAACGGCGCTGTCTCACGGTGACGCCGGAGCGCCCTGGCCGTCCAGTCCCCTCGGTGAACAGGATGTGAAGCCCGTGCTGCACGACAGTGAccgagaggagctgcagaactCCAGCagtctgcagcaacagcagcagcagcagcagcaacagcaacagcgacACCCTCATCCAGCTCACCAGCAGGCTCATCACGACGCCAGAGCATGGCGAACCAGCACCGCCAGCACGCACATCCCCGGCATGACGACATCTGAGGGCCAGAGTCTCGTGTATTCCCAGTCCGGCTTCGGTCTGATGCCGGGTGGAGAGCAAGGCGGGATGCATCACCACCCCCTTCGGGACGAGGACCACCACAGCCACAGTCCGCACCTCAGCGAGCACGGAGGCGGCCCTGTGGCCCACCAGCAGTCCCTCTCGCATCATCACCAGCACGGTGGGCACCACGATCAGTCAGACGAGGACACGCCGACCTCTGACGAGTTGGAGCAGTTTGCCAAGCAGTTCAAGCAGCGACGCATCAAGCTGGGCTTCACCCAGGCGGATGTGGGACTGGCTCTTGGGACCTTGTATGGAAACGTGTTTTCCCAGACAACCATTTGCAGGTTCGAGGCGCTCCAGCTCAGCTTCAAAAACATGTGTAAACTCAAGCCCTTGTTGAACAAGTGGCTGGAGGAGGCGGACTCCACCTCGGGGAGCCCCACCAGCCTGGATAAAATCGCCGCACagggaaggaaaaggaaaaagaggaccTCAATTGAGGTGGGCGTCAAAGGGGCTCTGGAGAGCCATTTTCTGAAATGTCCAAAACCAGGAGCAGCGGAGATCAACTCCCTAGCGGACAGCTTGCAGTTGGAGAAGGAGGTGGTCAGAGTTTGGTTTTGTAACAGGCggcagaaggagaagaggatgaCACCGGTTGGGGGACAGATACCTGGAGGAGAGGACATGTACGGGGACACCCCTCCTCACCACGGAGGACAAACTCCAGTGCAGTGACCCATTGTTTTCATCCAAACGCGGACCCCTGACGGAGGGAAAAATAAtgcctcctcttttttttcgaTTATTGGACCACTCGGAACCGGGGACTGAGCCAGCCAGCTGATAATGTTGGACGCACATGGTTGGGGATATAAAACGGCATCAAAGCACTGAAAATACGCAGAGTGGAGGGCTGCATGGAGCAATGTCACACCGCGGAACTGCCGAGCCTTTTTGGAAACGCGGCTGGTTTGTGctaaccaaaaaaagaaaaacaaaaaaaacccatgaaatattaaaaatatatatatattcgtCAATGAAATGCTTCTGCCAAGGCGCCGTTATGTCATGATGTAATGTGTCATTTGAGAAAGGCAGAGTAGGATGTGGAGGTCTGCAGGGGGTGGgggaaatataaaaacaagctGGGGGCTCGACGAGAAGTCATAGTCACTGTGGTTAAATAAACGCCATCTTTCCATCCTAACAAAAGCTACAGGGATTCTGACAGGAGATGAGAAAAGCAAGAGATGTATGTCggactttatttattattattattattatta of the Takifugu flavidus isolate HTHZ2018 chromosome 19, ASM371156v2, whole genome shotgun sequence genome contains:
- the pou3f2a gene encoding POU domain, class 3, transcription factor 2a; amino-acid sequence: MSGVLSGVTTSVNRSWPIKSEARRTTGARLCVPLAQRPGDAGERRLAAPWRKSVTVKGGLLLTTVITLAPIVMATAASNHYSVLTTPSSAPPPHSESGSMQQAAAYRDAHTLLQNDYSTLPGGGHPLSHAHQWITALSHGDAGAPWPSSPLGEQDVKPVLHDSDREELQNSSSLQQQQQQQQQQQQRHPHPAHQQAHHDARAWRTSTASTHIPGMTTSEGQSLVYSQSGFGLMPGGEQGGMHHHPLRDEDHHSHSPHLSEHGGGPVAHQQSLSHHHQHGGHHDQSDEDTPTSDELEQFAKQFKQRRIKLGFTQADVGLALGTLYGNVFSQTTICRFEALQLSFKNMCKLKPLLNKWLEEADSTSGSPTSLDKIAAQGRKRKKRTSIEVGVKGALESHFLKCPKPGAAEINSLADSLQLEKEVVRVWFCNRRQKEKRMTPVGGQIPGGEDMYGDTPPHHGGQTPVQ